One genomic segment of Virgibacillus doumboii includes these proteins:
- a CDS encoding TetR/AcrR family transcriptional regulator, which produces MSQSVKKETLLKVAERLFYEHGFKGVGLKQIINEANVATMTLYNHFSSKDNLVEEVLRQREVRYWSYLDTHVEMDSDSPFILAVEAHGRWLKEQSYQGDMFLRAIADYSGTDNEIENIARGHKSNLLKYFQQLAQRKGKDNERDLAVQFTLLLEGTTSMTTLIGAEKATEHSIAMARTLVQHTS; this is translated from the coding sequence ATGAGTCAATCCGTAAAAAAAGAAACATTACTTAAAGTGGCTGAACGGTTGTTTTATGAACATGGATTTAAAGGAGTAGGATTGAAGCAAATTATCAATGAAGCCAATGTAGCAACGATGACGCTTTATAATCATTTTTCGTCCAAGGATAATTTGGTCGAAGAAGTACTCAGGCAGCGGGAAGTACGCTACTGGTCTTATTTGGATACACATGTGGAAATGGATTCAGATTCTCCTTTCATTCTTGCTGTTGAAGCTCATGGACGTTGGTTGAAAGAACAGTCATATCAGGGGGATATGTTCTTAAGAGCCATTGCAGATTATTCGGGAACCGATAATGAGATTGAAAACATTGCAAGAGGACACAAATCAAATTTACTCAAATATTTTCAGCAATTGGCTCAAAGGAAAGGCAAAGATAATGAACGGGATCTGGCTGTTCAATTTACATTACTTCTTGAGGGAACTACTTCGATGACGACACTGATTGGTGCGGAGAAAGCAACTGAACATTCTATTGCGATGGCGAGGACACTTGTCCAACATACATCGTAA
- a CDS encoding DMT family transporter, protein MSDRNKGIVLLLVSALGFSLMGAFVKLSGDIPTAQKAFFRNIAAAIITLGFVLRHKERVFGKKEHQKLLIARSALGTVGIVLNFYAIDRLVLSDAEMLNKLSPFILIIFSAVFLKETARRFQVIAVLVAFIGALFIIQPEFSVEIFPYIIGVLGAVFAAGAYTFLRVLGNKEKHYTVVFYFSFFATVVLLPFTIVFYEPMSLEQWAFLILAGGCATVGQFGVTLAYKFAPANEISIFFYSTVVYSALLSIVLFGQIPTILSVIGYFIIFGASFYMFRKNNKMDLEEAK, encoded by the coding sequence ATGTCTGATCGCAATAAAGGAATTGTATTATTATTGGTGTCTGCATTGGGTTTTTCACTCATGGGAGCTTTCGTAAAGCTTTCAGGTGATATACCGACAGCGCAAAAAGCATTTTTTCGTAATATTGCAGCTGCAATTATTACGTTAGGTTTTGTACTGCGTCATAAAGAAAGAGTGTTTGGAAAAAAAGAGCATCAGAAGCTTCTGATTGCACGTTCGGCACTCGGGACGGTTGGGATTGTTTTGAACTTTTACGCTATTGATCGGCTCGTTTTATCCGATGCCGAGATGTTGAATAAACTCAGTCCGTTCATTCTGATTATATTCTCGGCGGTTTTCCTGAAAGAAACTGCCCGCCGGTTTCAGGTCATCGCTGTGCTCGTAGCATTTATTGGTGCGTTATTTATCATTCAGCCGGAGTTTTCTGTGGAGATTTTCCCGTACATTATTGGTGTACTCGGAGCAGTGTTCGCTGCAGGTGCTTACACATTCCTGAGGGTTTTGGGAAACAAGGAAAAGCATTATACCGTCGTATTTTATTTTTCTTTCTTTGCAACAGTAGTTCTCCTGCCATTCACAATTGTTTTTTACGAACCGATGAGTTTAGAGCAATGGGCATTTCTCATCCTGGCAGGGGGTTGTGCAACTGTCGGTCAATTCGGTGTGACGCTGGCTTATAAGTTTGCACCGGCCAATGAAATATCGATTTTCTTCTATTCGACGGTCGTTTATTCGGCGTTGTTAAGCATTGTTTTATTCGGACAAATTCCAACGATACTCAGTGTCATCGGGTATTTCATTATCTTTGGTGCATCGTTCTATATGTTTCGGAAAAACAACAAAATGGACCTGGAGGAAGCAAAATAG
- a CDS encoding GNAT family N-acetyltransferase, translating into MKQYTFKDTNTIGHLIENNELYEQYHYPEMPVRYDSSFIEFKRMPTIDEFKESEKYLTGFHQQHNQNHLRFYFPDNQKPVGELLEYMRENNYDIGFMELYSILPEQFPEVSEKPEIQIAEVTDETLEDYLKLQYETDMQFGETFAEQKVELNKRQFEDERWVQVMAYYKDKPAGTMDVFVGDTAVEIENLDIRENLQRKGIGSRLQRFAMDRYKESAILLIADGEDTPREMYQKQNYRYLIYKYELLKILK; encoded by the coding sequence ATGAAGCAATACACCTTTAAAGATACAAATACGATAGGCCATTTGATAGAGAATAACGAATTATATGAGCAGTACCACTACCCGGAAATGCCAGTCCGTTACGACAGCAGTTTTATTGAATTCAAGCGGATGCCAACAATCGATGAGTTTAAAGAATCAGAAAAATATTTAACCGGGTTTCACCAGCAGCATAACCAGAATCATTTGCGCTTTTATTTTCCCGACAATCAAAAGCCGGTTGGCGAACTGCTTGAGTATATGAGGGAAAATAATTACGATATTGGTTTTATGGAACTGTATTCCATCTTGCCAGAGCAGTTTCCGGAAGTCTCTGAAAAGCCGGAAATACAAATTGCAGAAGTTACAGATGAGACTCTGGAAGATTATCTGAAACTACAATATGAAACCGATATGCAGTTTGGCGAGACGTTCGCCGAGCAAAAGGTGGAATTAAATAAACGGCAATTTGAGGATGAACGGTGGGTACAGGTCATGGCTTATTATAAGGATAAACCAGCCGGAACGATGGATGTTTTTGTTGGTGACACAGCCGTGGAAATCGAAAACCTGGATATACGTGAAAACTTGCAGCGAAAGGGAATTGGATCACGATTACAGCGGTTTGCGATGGACCGTTACAAGGAATCTGCCATTTTACTGATTGCCGACGGGGAAGACACACCGCGTGAGATGTACCAGAAGCAAAATTATCGCTATTTGATCTATAAATATGAGTTATTGAAAATATTGAAATAG
- a CDS encoding hydroxyacid dehydrogenase: MKILVTELMWDDGIEELKRNGHSVDYDMELGRKRSELLQMVPSYDALIVRNETKVDPELLDAAKNTKVIGRLGVGLDNIDLEAAKARNIPVIPAVHANATSVAEYVMASMLDASRPLAEADADVRKGNWNRKYFTGSELNGRTLGLVGLGEIGHRVAKRANAFGMEVIGYDPFVRPFDHILMETGVRSVNTLDELLTESDFVSVHVPLTNATRHMINKENFPLMKSHAYVINSARGGIVHEQDLVDAVQSGRIAGAYLDVLETEPVQKGGALSKVEAIRLSPHIAGLTVEAQSRTAMLIAGEVMKVLNGGKSLCAVV, translated from the coding sequence ATGAAGATTCTCGTAACAGAGTTAATGTGGGATGATGGGATTGAAGAACTTAAGCGCAATGGGCATTCCGTGGATTATGATATGGAACTGGGTCGGAAAAGAAGTGAACTGCTTCAAATGGTACCATCGTATGACGCTCTAATTGTCCGAAATGAAACGAAGGTCGATCCTGAATTGCTGGATGCGGCAAAAAACACCAAAGTCATCGGCCGTCTTGGTGTCGGATTGGACAACATTGATCTGGAAGCGGCAAAAGCAAGAAACATACCAGTCATTCCTGCCGTGCATGCGAATGCCACGTCTGTTGCGGAATATGTGATGGCATCGATGCTGGATGCTTCCCGTCCTTTGGCTGAAGCGGACGCTGATGTACGAAAGGGAAACTGGAACCGCAAATATTTTACGGGATCGGAATTGAACGGGAGAACATTGGGCCTTGTCGGACTTGGCGAAATTGGTCACCGTGTCGCTAAACGGGCCAACGCTTTTGGAATGGAAGTCATCGGCTATGATCCGTTCGTTAGACCTTTCGACCATATACTGATGGAAACCGGTGTCCGATCGGTGAATACGCTAGATGAACTCCTCACCGAATCGGACTTTGTTTCCGTCCACGTCCCGCTGACGAACGCGACCCGGCACATGATCAACAAAGAGAATTTCCCGCTGATGAAGTCCCACGCATATGTGATCAATTCAGCAAGAGGCGGAATCGTGCACGAACAGGACCTGGTGGATGCTGTGCAATCGGGACGGATTGCTGGGGCATATCTTGATGTGCTTGAAACGGAACCCGTTCAGAAAGGTGGAGCCCTATCAAAAGTTGAAGCTATCCGTCTTTCCCCGCATATTGCAGGATTGACCGTAGAAGCGCAATCCCGGACAGCTATGCTGATTGCCGGTGAAGTGATGAAAGTGCTTAACGGCGGGAAATCACTTTGTGCGGTGGTGTGA
- a CDS encoding ABC transporter ATP-binding protein — MKNVLSFLKPYKLPIAAAYSLMLIELLVELLLPFFLGKMINQGVLHKDLDNIIMWGSIMIAMAFTAFIAGIINSFFAAHTTFGFSYDLREKLLEKIQGFSFADLNLYPASGLVTRFSNDVRQLQNLTFMGLRIMMKAPLLIVGGVIMAFIVDYQLALVFLVTVPLLIGFLLWVLKMASRMFDKMQRNVDNVNQVMQENLAGMRLIKAFLRRNHEASRFSDANEQLALITRKAFRFIETSMPILLFVMNLSLIFILWYGNNLAIAGETSVGNVVAIVNYALRVSMAISMLTFIILAFSRARASAERLDEVLQVKSDLVDFTENATKPTPIQGKIAFSNVSFSYPKTNEQALRNIDFTVNTGEKLAIIGATGSGKTSLFQLIPRLYEPQKGKISLDDKPVTSYGLNELRRQIGYVPQTPLLFGGSVEDNIAWGKNNASTEDVIQAAKDAQIHETILDLTDGYDTKIGQKGVNLSGGQKQRISIARALIRHPKLLMLDDSTSALDLATEAELLKAIQKYDCTSLIITQKISTAINADRILLLNDGEMLAIGTHEELLKESALYTRIVESQFGKEYANANS; from the coding sequence TTGAAGAATGTTCTATCTTTCCTGAAACCATATAAACTTCCGATTGCTGCTGCATACAGTTTGATGCTCATTGAGCTGCTGGTGGAACTGCTTCTTCCGTTTTTCCTTGGGAAGATGATTAATCAGGGGGTTTTACATAAAGATCTCGATAATATCATCATGTGGGGTTCGATCATGATTGCGATGGCATTCACAGCGTTTATCGCGGGGATTATCAATTCCTTTTTTGCAGCACATACGACATTTGGTTTTTCATATGATTTGCGGGAAAAGTTGTTGGAAAAAATTCAGGGGTTTTCGTTCGCGGATTTGAACCTGTACCCTGCCTCAGGCCTTGTTACGAGATTTTCCAATGATGTCAGGCAGCTGCAGAATCTCACGTTCATGGGATTACGGATCATGATGAAGGCGCCACTCTTAATAGTTGGCGGAGTGATTATGGCGTTTATTGTCGATTATCAGCTTGCCTTAGTTTTCCTGGTAACGGTTCCGCTTCTGATCGGATTTCTTCTCTGGGTGTTGAAGATGGCAAGCCGGATGTTCGACAAAATGCAGCGGAATGTCGATAACGTCAACCAGGTCATGCAGGAGAATCTTGCCGGAATGCGTCTGATTAAAGCGTTTCTCAGACGGAATCATGAAGCATCCCGTTTTTCCGATGCGAATGAACAGCTTGCCCTTATTACAAGAAAAGCATTCCGGTTCATTGAAACATCGATGCCGATTCTTTTATTTGTCATGAACCTGAGTCTTATTTTCATTCTTTGGTACGGCAACAATCTGGCTATTGCCGGGGAAACTTCCGTAGGGAATGTCGTGGCAATCGTCAACTATGCCTTACGAGTTTCAATGGCTATTTCCATGCTGACATTTATAATCCTGGCGTTTTCGCGGGCACGGGCATCTGCAGAGCGTTTGGATGAAGTGCTGCAGGTGAAAAGTGATCTGGTGGACTTCACGGAAAACGCGACAAAACCCACGCCAATTCAAGGGAAAATCGCTTTTTCCAACGTATCATTTTCCTATCCAAAAACAAATGAACAGGCACTCCGGAATATTGATTTCACGGTCAATACCGGAGAAAAACTGGCTATCATCGGTGCAACCGGATCCGGCAAAACATCGCTCTTTCAATTGATTCCTAGACTGTATGAACCACAGAAAGGTAAAATCTCTCTTGATGATAAGCCGGTTACCTCTTATGGTCTGAATGAACTGCGGCGGCAAATCGGCTATGTTCCACAAACGCCGCTCCTGTTCGGTGGTTCGGTTGAGGACAACATTGCCTGGGGAAAAAATAATGCATCAACCGAGGATGTCATCCAGGCAGCCAAAGATGCGCAGATTCATGAAACGATTCTCGATTTGACGGACGGTTATGATACGAAAATCGGACAAAAAGGTGTTAACTTATCGGGCGGACAGAAGCAGCGAATTTCGATTGCACGTGCCCTGATCCGCCATCCAAAACTGCTCATGCTTGATGACAGTACAAGTGCGCTCGACCTTGCAACGGAGGCTGAACTGCTGAAGGCAATCCAAAAATACGATTGCACGTCGCTCATTATTACGCAAAAAATTTCCACTGCAATCAATGCAGACCGGATTTTACTGCTCAATGACGGGGAGATGCTTGCAATTGGAACACATGAAGAACTGCTGAAGGAATCCGCTCTATATACCAGAATTGTCGAATCACAATTCGGAAAGGAGTATGCCAATGCTAATTCATGA
- a CDS encoding glycine betaine ABC transporter substrate-binding protein — protein MLSMLLAACGGNSGEQENTDGSNDEGSEQTSEGPEIGQEELTQPYVAWARETVSTHMLGALLEMVGYTVELKQVEAGAMWSSVADGSADFHTSAWLPATHAPYWEKYSEDIVKVKQVLDKAPLALAVPSYMEDVNSMEDLKGNKELGESVDWTITGIDPGAGIMQNTEEAIEAYGLDNWELTSSSEAAMLTTLQAAAENEEPIIVPMWKPHWIFGTMDLKMLEDPQEIYGGEGDQIFTVARKGLEEDAPRAYKVLEQYDETYELVNKLMPKVHAEDQDPAKVVQEYIENNPDQVDKWLEGIPRVE, from the coding sequence ATGTTATCAATGCTTTTAGCTGCATGCGGAGGTAACAGTGGAGAGCAAGAAAACACTGATGGCTCAAATGATGAGGGGTCAGAACAAACAAGTGAAGGACCTGAAATTGGCCAGGAGGAATTAACGCAGCCTTATGTTGCGTGGGCACGGGAAACAGTAAGTACACATATGCTTGGTGCGCTGCTTGAGATGGTCGGCTATACTGTGGAATTGAAACAGGTAGAGGCAGGAGCGATGTGGTCCAGTGTTGCGGATGGATCAGCTGATTTCCATACATCTGCATGGCTTCCGGCGACACATGCCCCATACTGGGAAAAATACAGTGAAGATATTGTTAAAGTCAAACAGGTTCTTGATAAGGCACCATTGGCACTGGCAGTTCCGAGTTACATGGAAGATGTTAATTCAATGGAAGATTTGAAAGGTAATAAGGAACTAGGTGAATCAGTCGACTGGACTATTACCGGTATCGATCCAGGAGCAGGGATTATGCAAAATACCGAAGAAGCAATTGAAGCGTATGGTCTCGATAATTGGGAGCTTACATCAAGCTCAGAAGCGGCAATGCTTACTACACTGCAGGCTGCCGCTGAGAATGAAGAACCGATTATTGTGCCGATGTGGAAACCGCATTGGATTTTCGGTACCATGGATTTGAAAATGCTTGAGGATCCACAAGAAATTTATGGTGGGGAAGGTGACCAGATCTTTACGGTTGCCCGCAAAGGATTGGAAGAAGATGCTCCAAGAGCGTATAAAGTGCTGGAGCAGTATGATGAGACCTATGAACTGGTTAATAAGTTGATGCCGAAAGTTCATGCGGAAGATCAGGATCCGGCAAAAGTTGTCCAGGAATATATTGAAAATAATCCTGATCAAGTTGACAAATGGCTTGAAGGCATCCCAAGAGTAGAATAA